In Panicum virgatum strain AP13 chromosome 4N, P.virgatum_v5, whole genome shotgun sequence, a single window of DNA contains:
- the LOC120669257 gene encoding agamous-like MADS-box protein AGL61 has protein sequence MVKQEGKKTKGKQVIEIRYIENKERRQVTFSKRKAGLLKKASELSRLCGAHFAVTIFSEKQKLPQQGGNEAGKAGSGGNVFAMGTPSVDHVLRCFVPLPGDAGYLPAMDDVAGGAAERAAVEAMVQQTEETKARVAAEVARLSAVGAKVLTAVPAGRELFWWEADAEALGEAELTEFTRALQRLRDHVRRHADKLQACNPLPRQPAQTGQGSLKLA, from the coding sequence ATGGTGAAGCAGGAGGGGAAGAAGACCAAGGGGAAGCAGGTCATAGAGATCCGCTACATCGAGAACAAGGAGCGCCGGCAGGTCACCTTCTCCAAGCGCAAGGCCGGGTTGCTCAAGAAGGCGTCCGAGCTCAGCCGGCTGTGCGGCGCGCACTTCGCCGTCACCATCTTCTCAGAGAAGCAGAAGCTACCCCAGCAGGGCGGCAACGAGGCGGGcaaggccggcagcggcgggaaCGTGTTCGCGATGGGCACGCCCTCCGTCGACCACGTCCTCCGCTGCTTCGTCCCGCTCCCCGGCGACGCAGGGTACCTCCCCGCGATGGATgacgtggccggcggcgccgccgagcgggcggcggtggaggcgatgGTGCAGCAGACGGAGGAGACCAAGGCGCGCGTGGCCGCGGAGGTGGCGCGGTTGAGCGCCGTCGGGGCTAAGGTGCTCACGGCCGTCCCGGCGGGCCGGGAGCTGTTCTGGTGGGAGGCCGACGCGGAGGCGCTCGGGGAGGCGGAGCTGACGGAGTTCACCAGGGCGCTCCAGCGGCTCAGGGACCACGTGCGGCGCCACGCCGAcaagctgcaagcctgcaacccTCTGCCGCGCCAGCCGGCACAGACGGGGCAGGGCAGCCTCAAGCTAGCCTGA